In Vicugna pacos chromosome 6, VicPac4, whole genome shotgun sequence, the DNA window ACCACCTGTCGGGTATTTGTGCCCAAAGAATTAAACCAGAATCTAATTGAGTCTCTAAATACAGGAAATAGGAGGAATATTAAAGAATATTCTGGGAGGCCATTCACCAAATCCAGAAAGTCTGCGGGACAGCTGACCGGGTTTGTCCTAAGAAGGAAGCAGCTGCTGGTATAGATTTTAAGAGACTTGAGACACATGAACCACATGCAGTCTGTGTCTTGATCTAAACCAACTGCAGAAAGACGGGCTTTAGATGACACTGAGGAATTACACCTCATTTTGCTTGGTGTGACAATGACATTGTGGATGTAAAGATACATAAGAGAGTACATGTGGGTGAAGTGATGAGGTATTTAAAAGAAActtcagcaaaaaacaaaaccaaacgtcAACTCTGTATGGGGGGAAATGAAACAAGACTGGCATGATGCTAACTGCTGAAGCTCTTTgtcagatgccaacatccatccGTGTTCTGTGTCCATCTCATCCAGCTTCCTCAAGAATGTTGGTCCTTGACTACACATGCCCTCTCTGCTCTGCATCAGTCTGTCCTTCCTGCAGACCTTTCCTTTCAGCTGCACACACAGGCTCCGTCACCTACGTCTGAAACCCCCCTGGACGCCACACTCCTCCAATTCCCTGCACAGCAAACTCCCAGTAAGGGCTGTCCCTCCTCACTCCCCTTCTCGGCTGTGCCCATCTCAGCACGGCCATGCCTGACAATGGGGCCAAATCCAACACCCGCTTCCCTCCATTCAGCCTCTCAGCAGCGTGCTCCCCAGCCCACCAGCCTCGCTCTGAGAACACTGTCTTCCACGGTTTCAAAGACACCACCATCTTCTCCACGAGAGACCTCAGTCAGGCCCCCAGCTTTAACTGCCATTTATATTCTGATGACtctgacattgatttttttttttggtcctgatTTGAGTTCTAGacccatttgcaacaacatccTCTTGACCCTCCACCTGGAGGTATCAAAGCATCTCAAACCTCATGGTTAGAACAGAGCTCTTGACATTTCTCCTGGCCTGAGCTCACACGTCCGCATCTGGACAATAGCACCACCATCCACCGGGCTGGTGCAGCCACAACACAAGTCTTTCTCACCGTGGAAAACTCAGATTCTGCATCACATTTATCGTTAATTTCTTACGGCCACTTACTCTCCTAAAAGAGCACTTGGGGAAGAAATTCATTTGCTGTTTTAATTTCCACAGCAAATTAaaccctccccgcaccagcatcccTCGTCCTGGGCCTCTCTCCCCTGAGTTAAGAACCAGCTCCCCCTCATTCTCCAGGTCCCACGGTGAGGGCCACCTCCGCCACCTGACCTCACAACTGGCTGCCAGCTTACTGTGTTTTCTCTGCAGGATTTTGCACGTTCCAGGCTTCTTGTTTATAGTTTTCCAGAATGAAACCTGAGGGGCGGGCCTGTTGTCTTCACTGCTGTATCTTGCTGCACTTGGCAGAGTTCACGGTGGTGGCCAAAGTCTTCGCGAACAAGCGCACAAGGACTGTCTTGGTCTGCTCGGGCTGCTGGAACAAAACACAGGCCGAGGGGCTtcacagcagacatttatttctcacagttctggaggctggaggtccaacATCAAAGTGCCAGCAGGttcggtgtctggtgagggccctcttcctggcttggtGACAGCCGTCTCCCTACAGCGTCCTCACATGGGCTTTCTCTGGTGCACACACAGAGAGCTCTCCCTTCTCTTAGAAGGGCACTCATTCCATCATGACAGCCCCATCCCCAAGACCTCTTCTGACCCTCATcccctcccaaaggtcccaccttgCAAGTTAGGGCATCAGCATACAAATTTGCGGGGGACACAAATGCTCAGCCCCAGAGAAGAACTTTCCTCTTCCTGGGCCTGTTCCTAAAATGAGGCAGCTGGCTGATTTCTGATGTTCCAGTGCTCCAACGGACCGAACTCTTACCCCGTCAGGTGTGGTACCCAGTGCTTGTCTCGCTAGTGCTGGGTAAGAAGACTGGGGCCGGAGAACATCAAACAGGAAAAGTAGGGTTTTCCTTGTGTACTTCTCATGTTAGATACCTAACAACCTATACGCATCATTCCCTGATGTCACCCTGTGGTCAAGAGCTATGGACTCAAGTCACACATGAGTGGGGAGGACCAGTTTTGCACACAGAATGGATTCCCTTTACTGGAAGGCCCTGCTTACCTGTTcagaaggcagaggaggggcagctgatcttgagaaggaagcaggaagctTCCCGGGCTAGGCTGTGACTAGGGCAGGGGAGGCAGAGCAGGGACTCTGGGTGGGTGGCTGGAGACAGTTTCAGGGAGGAAGGCCTCCCGCTAGAATGGGGACTACCCATGGAAGGACAAAGCCTGGTGAGTGCCCGAGCACGGAGGAGACAGagctggctggggcagggaggtgagGAAGATGGGGGTCTTAAATACCCGGAGATGCTAAGATTTTTGCGGTCACTTacgccagtggttctcaaattatacacacacacacacacagtttctaGCCTTATCTCtagagtaaaataaatatatgaaattcaTAAGCATTCCTTCCCCTTCAAATATTCTGACTTGGTGACTGTGCTCACGTCTCCCCAGGAGCATCTAGGTCAAGGATGGAAGCTGTTCAGCACAGTTAGATGAGCTGTCTTACATTTAATCAGTCAACATTACAAAGTGTTCACACTATGTACAATCTTGTAACATCCAGGTGTGTGGACACCTGGAAAAGAGAGGACCCCCAACCTCTGTCCTGCAGGTGAGCAACCTGAGGGCCTGTCCAAAGTGCTCGCCTGTGGGGCCTCCTGCCACATCCCGGGCTGTGGACCGTCGACCAGCAGGTTTCTGAGTCCTGAGCACAGACCGGGGCTCCACTCAGGCCTGCCTGTGAACGGCGCCTGAGCCCACATGGGCAGGTGGGTCTCTCGGAGGCATGGCGTCTGTGGGCCCGTCACGTGAGACAGCTGGTCCAGGGGCTCAGGAGACCAGGCTCAGGCCAGCAGGACCCATGTCCCTGCAGCCAGAAGGGCACAGAGCTGAGGGGACAGAACAAGTAGCAGCCCAGGGCATGTAGGACACGACACCAGCTGCTGTGAGGGACAAAATGGAGAAGCTGAAACCACCAGGCAGCTGGGAAATCAAAGGCACAGGTACAGCCGGGGGAGCTGGACTGACCACTCGTCCTCTCCAGCCAACCTGCCGGGGATGCTGGGCTGCAGGCAGGTCCGGCAGGCCCGGGGAGGGCTCACCCTCTGCCCGTCCAACCCCTCCGGGACCCAGGTGTGCCAGCACAGCACACACGGGGCTGGTAAATGAAGGTAACACAAGCACGAACATCCCCGCTGCAGGCTTGGGGCTCCGGGCGCAGGAGGAgacgggagctgcgggacctggGACAAGAGAAGACAGGGTCAAGGGTGAGGGGGTGCAGTGTGGGTGGGAGTGGAGCTGCTGGGGCGAGGCTGGACGGGGGAGCTTGGTGTTTGGGGCTGGTCCCCAGAGCCTAGGCCTTGTGTCAGAGACAAGACAGACTGTCAACAGAGCCGGCTGCCTGGTGTCACAAGACCCAGATGTGAAACCCGGCTGTGTCATGGGGACAAGTCATTGTACTTCTCAAAACTCCTTTAATAACCTCTAAAGTTATATAAATACCCCCAGCTCCGTTGATGTGACGGTCAAGGGATAGAGCCCACACCTGTGAAGCACCGTACAGAGGGCGCCCCAATACTAAGGGAGCCTAAAAATGATTGGCTCCTGAGCTGTTAAAGGAGAGTGTGGGGCCCCAGCCGGGGGACGCCCGGAGTGCAGTGTGGGCGGGAAGGGGGTGGTGCACAGAGGAGGGGTGTTCCTCCTTCCCGCCCTGGCCCCGGGGTGCTCACCAGATCATTCACACCCCGAGTCTGGCAGCTGTTCCAGAAGCATGTCCTCTGTGCCGCTGAACTGTGAGAAAGAGGGAGTCAGAGCCTGGGGATTCTCCTCTATTCAGGCCCCAGGGCCGCCCGCTAGCTTACAGCATCAGGTCGCCCTGTGTGAGGGGGATCTCAGGGGCCCCTCCTCCTACCAGCCATCACCCCGAGACTGCCCACCAGAGAGGCCCTCCTGCCACCCACAGGGCTTCTGGTAGAGACCTCGGAGGTTGGCCAGTCATTCAGTTCTAGTGTTTCTCCAACCTAGTCCTTTACAAATCTGCAGTTGTAAAGCCCCTCCGTTTCTTTAGCTCCTGGTACAGaaatggaggggagagagaccgCAGAGGCCAGATgttggggagggggagcagggccACCCACGACACCCTGCTGGGTTCCCGGGAGAAGCACACACTTACCTGGATGTGATACACTATGCGCCAGAAGCTGGAGTCAGAGCCTCGGTACCTTCTTCCGGGGTAGAGCTGCCACATGAGGGGCAGCGGGTACGGGGCCACCACGCTGGGGCACACAGCCTCCCCCAGGGGGACATCTTCCTGATGCATGAGTACCTGGAGGCTACTCTCGGTCTGGAGAGAAGACAGGGCACGCCTACAGGGCTCAGGTGCAAATAACCAGGGTTCTTCCTGCACCCACCCAGCACAGCCAGCATCTCCGGGCACGCTCCTCTCAAGGACTTGGGCTGGGCCAGGGTGACCAGCACACGAACCTATCTACCCAGATGGGGCCACAAAGGCCCACTTCTTTGGGGCAAATGTCTAGTTGCTAGGGTATGCCGCGGGGCCTGGGAGCTTTTGTAACTATGCAGTCTGGTGTCTGTTTCTGCTGATGTGGGACTTTTTTGGATTTTCCTTTATCATATAGATccccttttatttgtttgttgatttaattggagtatagtccgtttacaatgctgtgctcatttcaggtgtacagcacggtgattcagttatacatatatatattccttttcatactctttttcattataggctattacaggatattgaatacagttccctctgctgtacagtaggacattgttgtttatcttgtttatacatagtagttagtatttacaTATCCTGAACTAAAAATTTCTCTCTCCAtcaccctccttccccctctggtaaccataagtttgtttcctatgtctgtgagtctgtttttgttttgtaaataagttcatttgtgtcattttttttagatccacgtataagtgatatcatatggtagttttttttttctctttctggccgacttcacttagaatgacgatctccaggtccacctatgttgctgcaaatggcattttactctttttcatggctgagtagtattccatcatcaTATAGTCCCTTTTAATCACGATCCCCTGGGACCCCGGCATCAGGTGACAGACCACTTTTCGCCATCTCCACCACTGCCCCCATTTCATCACTTCTCACTGGACTGCTGTGATAACTGCCCAACTTGTCCCCTTGTGGGTCCTGTGCCCCACAGTCAGTTCTCAGCACCGCTGCCAGGGTGTGCATCTAAAAATTACGTCACTCCCCTGCTGGACACCCTCCAGCGCCTTCCAATCGCAGGCAGATGAAGTGAAACCTTTACCATGGCCCCAGGCCCACAGGGATGGGCCCCTGACTCTCTCACTGGTTCTGTCCTTCACTCCTGACTCATCCCAGCCACACAGGCCTCCTCACTGTATCCAGGACACACACGCACTCAGTAATCTCTCGCACCTGctgtcctctgcctggaatattctcCCCTAGATCCACGCAGGGCTCACGCCCTTCTTTTAggcaggtctctgctcaaatgtatGTCTAGAGACAGATTTCAGCAAACTCCAACTCTACGCTGTGTATGAGAGGTGTGCCCCAAACAGAAGTCCAGAAAGGTTTCAAATAAAATGATGGGCGAAGTACAGCAGGCAAGTGCAGATTAAGACCCTCCAGGGGACCTGCCTGAAGTCGCCCGTGCGCGTGTTCTGGTCTGCCACCCCACGTCAGTCACCCTACACACCTGGCCGCTGGCCTCCGTCATCCCGTGGTCTTTCTCCCCCAGCAGAATGTCAGCCTCACAAGCAGTGGGATTTTCCCACATTCACCGCAAAGCCTCACAACCTAGACTCCTACTCGGCACATAAACTAAGCGCCCAGCTCTGTTCAATGACTATTTTTCCAAAGTGgaaatagcttttaaaattttccacctatgaaataaaccagaacttactgttaaaaaaatgGTTCAGATCATCCTGTAAGGTGTAAGGGTGGAAACCACCATTCTTGCTGTGTTAGGATACAGTCTCCCATATCCTTTCACCATTCTTAGTTCGCTTATTGGTCTTTTTCTTGTTTACTTAAGTACAGCtttacatattaaaaatactGGTCCTTTAAGTTATGTGGGGCAAATCCAGTCCCATGGTTTTCTAAAGGGTTATGTTTTGTCCAGAATTTACAATGATTATGCGACAAACTCTGCTTTGTAGTTTTGACGTCATGTTGAAGAAGATATTCCCCaattagagattaaaaagacattCACTTACATTTTCCACAAATACTTGACTTAAAGTGATTTAACcttttaaaagtgtgtgtgtgtgtgtgtgtgtgtgtgtgtgtgtgtctatacttCAACAATCTAAATGTCAATGAAGATATAAATTCAGATGGTGGTTATGAGCCTGGAATCCCAAACACACTACCTACCAGCAGCACTACTTAGGACAAATCTACActtttatgcctcagtttccttatctataaaatgggaacacaGTCACTCTCAATAACTTTTTGCTGTTTGCTGTTATATTACATAAATGTTctaataatatgtattttaattttgcttttatgctTTCTTTCTTTGGTTTATATATGGAAAGTTTCAAAATTTACACCTCAGTTTCTTTGAGGAAACTATGCTCTGGTGAAAAGTACCTGTAAGacagttacatttctttttcttttcaattgaagtacagtaagttacaatgtgccaatctctggtgtacagcataatgtcccagtcatacatacactcgttttcataaaaggttattacaggatattgaatatagttccctgtgctacacagaagaaatttcttttttttaaatctctttttatatatagtagttaatacttgcaaatctcgaactcccaaatataccccttcccaccccttctcccccataagactgtttactatgcttgagagtctgtttctattttgtagatgagttcattagtgtcttttttttctttatatttctttaaaaaaagttaacattAAGTAAAAATCCATCTGAAGGCATCACACGTAAAACACGTCAATGTCTATTCAGTGCTGGCTTTTATATTACTATCTTACTTTTGAAGTTTGTTTCCTCCAAGAATAGAGGAGGTACTAAATATTCCAAACTCtatgacagtggttctcaaagttggTTGATCATAATTTTTTGAGGGTCTTTTCAAAATACAGACTTCTGGGGCTCGCCTGAGAGTCTGATAACCTGCCACGTGCGTGAATCGCTTACTTTAGAGACATAGTGCCACTTTATGGATTAGGACCCTGAAGCCGAGAGAAGTCCTATTTCACTCAAGATCATATGCATACACTCCAGACACTACGGGGCCCCATCCTTTGGCCAATGCGCCTGCGTTTTCCCCGCCCTCCTTCTTGGCCTGGAGAACCGCTCACCCTTCAGAGCCCACCCAACTCAAAGTGGTTTCATCTGAGTCCCCGGCCGCCCTGGCCTTCTGAGCCTCCCACTCCCGCCCTCACCCTGCGGCACCTGAGAGGCTCCTGGAGGGCCTGCACCACCTGGGGCGCCCCAGGCTCCAGAGTGGACGGGGACGCCCATGCCACCCCGTCCGCCCGGCCGGCCCCAAAGCGGCTGTACCTCGATGGTTATGGGCAGCCAGGTGCGCTGCTTCTCGTCCACATACGTGGCCTTTTCCCAGATCCACAGGTGGTCCGGGTGCAAGGCCGTGCGCACCCTGAAGAACGGAAGCTCGCCCATGGCGCCTTGAGCGGTCTGGGAAACAAAGGCTGGAGCCTCTCGAGGCTTCTCGCTGGTCCGCAGGATGCGAGGCTCGGATGCTTTATAGTGGGATGGCGCGCGGGCGCCCTCAAGCGGCGGGGCGGGAGAAGGGCGCGGCGTGGGGAGGGCGCAGCGGGGCGAGGGGCAGGGCGCTAGGGGCGGGGCACGAGGCAGGATGCGATGGATGCGAAGTACTGCGGGGGGGCCAACAGCAGGATGAGGGGCCGCCCATACACCCAGGCCTGCCTTGTGTCCCTAGACCCTGGCAGTGTCCAGGAGCGCAGACCCAGCCCCGTAGACCCAGGACTTCCTCCAGACCCCCAGCCAGCCAGCTAGCCTGGTTCTTCGTCTCCCACTGGCCACTGCTGAGAAGGCACTCAGGTCTGTGGCCTTGGCCTTTTGTTTCTTCCCTCAGCAGGCAGCGGTGTCCTCCCACAGCCCAGACTGGGACTCTGAGCCACTGCTTGGAACTCACAGTCGAAGTTAGGCTAGCCAGAGCCAAGGCTCCCTCCGCATCTGGGCTCAGAAGAGACGGCTGCAAGCCTGAACCAGGCCTGTACCCTCCCAGGTTCACGCACCAACTTCAGCCTGTGGATTCGGGTGtcagaatccatttccttggTAAATAGCAATTCTTGAAGCCCCCCCTCCCGCTACACACATTTTCCACTCTTTGATGATGGTGTGGTCATTTAATAGCTATTGTGAAACATGGTGGTGAAGAAACATGGGTTTTCCCTTTTACAGGCTTTTAATTCATTAGTGAAAACATCGTTCCAAATGAATGCTTAAAAAGAACCCCTCCCCCCACTCAAGATCAATGGGTTGAAACGTCCCTGGGTCACATGACCGAACCGTCTCTCTGTCAATTACGTcaaataaggaaaacaatttcatttcattttggagAACCACGTGCCCATT includes these proteins:
- the TCL1A gene encoding T-cell leukemia/lymphoma protein 1A, coding for MGELPFFRVRTALHPDHLWIWEKATYVDEKQRTWLPITIETESSLQVLMHQEDVPLGEAVCPSVVAPYPLPLMWQLYPGRRYRGSDSSFWRIVYHIQFSGTEDMLLEQLPDSGCE